A window of Paenibacillus sp. 19GGS1-52 contains these coding sequences:
- a CDS encoding glucosamine-6-phosphate deaminase translates to MIKDTAIHTEMADSLLVRVYANRQALGEAAAMEAAIAIRALLASKRSVRIIFAAAPSQNEFLDTLALAPDIDWTKVTAFHMDEYTGLPAGAPQLFGTYLRERLFDRVQPGVVHYIQTDGDLDGECKRYGELLAQAPIDIVCLGIGENGHLAFNDPPVADFHDPVLVKAVTLDSACRGQQVNDGCFATLDAVPLQALTLTIPTLLSAKWLFCMVPGSTKQNAVARTLREPITTDCPSTILRTHTDCRLFIDKDSYGSSVPD, encoded by the coding sequence ATGATCAAAGATACAGCTATCCATACGGAAATGGCCGATTCACTGCTAGTGCGCGTCTATGCGAATAGGCAGGCGCTCGGAGAGGCCGCTGCAATGGAAGCAGCTATCGCCATTCGGGCATTGTTAGCCTCCAAGCGAAGCGTCAGAATTATATTTGCTGCTGCTCCTTCACAGAATGAATTTCTCGACACGCTCGCACTTGCCCCAGATATTGATTGGACAAAAGTCACCGCCTTCCATATGGATGAATATACTGGTTTACCAGCAGGAGCACCACAGTTGTTCGGTACATATCTCCGGGAGCGATTGTTCGACAGGGTCCAGCCTGGTGTTGTGCATTATATCCAGACCGATGGTGATCTCGATGGAGAATGTAAGCGCTACGGCGAATTGCTGGCCCAAGCGCCTATTGATATAGTCTGTCTGGGCATCGGAGAGAATGGACATCTGGCCTTCAATGATCCGCCAGTAGCCGATTTTCATGATCCCGTGCTAGTTAAGGCAGTAACGCTTGATTCTGCCTGTCGGGGGCAGCAGGTGAATGACGGATGTTTTGCAACATTAGACGCGGTTCCCTTGCAAGCGTTGACGCTGACGATCCCCACACTGCTATCAGCTAAATGGCTGTTCTGCATGGTGCCTGGCAGTACGAAACAGAACGCGGTAGCCCGTACACTACGTGAGCCGATCACTACGGACTGCCCATCTACTATCCTGCGTACACATACGGACTGCAGGCTATTTATAGACAAGGATTCGTATGGGAGCTCAGTACCGGATTGA
- a CDS encoding DapH/DapD/GlmU-related protein, which translates to MTEQDQPHFQELDYMPWIEKTAQNKADQTLYQQQLVAKYTCCFGEDSFVSPQAVIFPDKLQMGDRSYIAGGALIRNTTLTMGKDCSINSYCVITGTITIGDGVRIASHVSMYGFNHGHASTQIPIFQQPSTSMGIKIGDDVWIGAHSVIVDGVHIGAHSIIAAGSIVTKDVAAYSVIGGNPAKLIRSRLSVEPGSHLSEKLEEPALNEQTLLQKLQSFGEQARQQLVPLLQHYSVASGHEIFFQDQQPNFKRTVRAYCDAVEIAAMFGSLPPGWTREELIAKLQSFQDVATGLLPDPWSPPAPEIYKPELLSDHLARYHLLAVGYALEVLGDSLLHPVQVIEQMSAETLFQHLDAMPWSHDAWGCGDWIDCYATGIYHNLQHFSSRKRPDDLFGWLQTHCDEHSGLWGSPSAEDGWLQPVNGFYRLTRATYAQFGIPLPYPEQAIDTILAHSRNRKFFGENRLNACNILDVAHPLWLCLKQTDYRKAEIIDWAESQLKVILNNWVNERGFSFHLTQKQNTGLQGTEMWLSIIYLLADICGISYCLGYQPKGVHRTDSAFSLISIA; encoded by the coding sequence ATGACAGAACAAGATCAACCCCACTTTCAAGAACTGGATTATATGCCCTGGATTGAAAAAACAGCTCAGAACAAGGCGGATCAGACCCTTTATCAACAACAGCTTGTTGCCAAATATACATGTTGCTTCGGGGAAGACAGTTTCGTGTCACCACAAGCGGTGATTTTTCCGGATAAGCTGCAGATGGGGGACCGCAGTTATATTGCCGGGGGAGCACTAATCCGCAATACTACGCTTACTATGGGCAAAGATTGTTCTATTAATAGTTACTGTGTTATCACTGGGACAATCACGATCGGCGACGGTGTAAGAATTGCTTCGCATGTCAGTATGTATGGATTTAATCATGGTCACGCATCTACTCAGATCCCTATTTTTCAACAGCCTTCAACTTCTATGGGGATTAAGATCGGGGATGATGTGTGGATTGGAGCCCATTCGGTCATTGTTGACGGAGTACATATTGGTGCTCACAGCATCATAGCGGCAGGATCAATAGTAACAAAGGATGTTGCTGCTTATAGTGTAATTGGGGGGAATCCGGCCAAACTTATTCGCAGCAGACTTTCAGTTGAACCTGGGTCACACTTATCTGAGAAGCTGGAGGAGCCCGCATTGAACGAACAAACCTTGTTACAAAAATTGCAGTCCTTCGGCGAGCAGGCTCGCCAACAGTTAGTTCCTTTACTCCAACATTATTCAGTAGCTAGTGGACACGAAATATTTTTTCAGGATCAGCAGCCGAATTTCAAACGAACGGTTCGAGCGTATTGTGATGCTGTCGAGATTGCAGCCATGTTCGGCAGCTTGCCACCCGGTTGGACCCGTGAGGAACTAATTGCTAAACTACAAAGCTTTCAGGATGTCGCAACAGGTCTGCTGCCTGATCCCTGGTCTCCACCCGCACCAGAGATTTATAAACCAGAGCTGCTGTCGGATCATCTTGCTCGCTATCATCTGCTGGCTGTAGGTTATGCTCTCGAAGTACTTGGGGATTCCTTGCTCCATCCCGTTCAGGTTATTGAGCAGATGAGCGCAGAAACATTATTTCAGCACTTGGATGCGATGCCTTGGAGCCATGATGCCTGGGGCTGTGGGGATTGGATTGACTGCTACGCAACGGGAATCTATCATAATCTGCAGCATTTCAGCTCCCGGAAACGCCCTGATGATCTATTTGGCTGGCTGCAGACGCATTGCGATGAACACTCTGGCCTATGGGGTTCCCCTAGCGCAGAAGACGGCTGGCTGCAGCCCGTTAACGGATTTTATCGGCTGACTCGCGCTACTTACGCTCAATTTGGCATTCCTTTGCCCTACCCAGAGCAGGCTATCGATACTATTCTTGCCCACAGCCGGAATCGCAAGTTCTTCGGAGAGAACCGCTTGAACGCCTGCAACATCCTTGATGTAGCCCATCCTTTATGGCTTTGTCTGAAGCAGACCGATTACCGTAAAGCGGAAATCATCGACTGGGCGGAAAGTCAGCTTAAAGTGATCCTTAACAACTGGGTCAACGAGCGAGGTTTTAGCTTTCATTTGACGCAGAAGCAGAATACAGGGCTGCAAGGAACGGAAATGTGGTTAAGTATTATCTACCTTTTGGCAGATATTTGTGGAATCAGTTATTGCCTGGGCTATCAGCCCAAAGGAGTGCATCGCACAGATTCGGCCTTTTCATTGATTTCTATAGCTTAA
- a CDS encoding LTA synthase family protein, translated as MKQRFDIRNKPILLFSFILLLKSAVAWFVVFSDGPTWSMLLTEIPFFIVVFGLIEWMATKRKFLYYMIANLFITLIYFAVLMYYKYYGVIVTYHALEQAGKVTQVGESTYSLLDPYYLFIFVDIVVFMCYMFRPKYIATWKERGVNRRMNRPALFGIISVSFALCMFNIWPNHASMNENKKAESMGLLSYEVYTIFADSTENEEIIDSKDISQSSVNELKGITEPESPLYWEADKGKNLIVVQMESFQNFLIGLTIDGQEITPNMNKLVKNEYYFDNFYSNAGQGTTSDAEFVVNTSLYVPHHEAATSSNYMDKALPSLPKLMKANGYQTATFHTNSVEFWNRVALYKAIGFDKYYDQSFYGDDDHIAFGSSDEILYAKTVPELAKLDAQADPFYAMVISMSAHHPYRLPESKFKIKLPERYEGTLVGDYIQAQNYADYAMGQFLADLKTSGLWDDSVIAFYGDHQGLPLYSLSGAEKDLMKEMFGREYGYTDMFNIPFVIHAPGAVQPVKFSQTGGQVDILPTLANLLGISVKDQLHFGEDLLNQSTNLLPVRHFLPTGSFINDTSMYLTGISYEDGTNYNLTDNSITKDGSTKAQFNAIDRLLNMSNSYILQLPDLVKDEAKDK; from the coding sequence ATGAAACAAAGATTTGATATAAGGAACAAACCTATTCTACTATTTAGCTTTATTTTGTTGTTAAAGAGTGCTGTGGCTTGGTTCGTCGTCTTTAGCGATGGTCCCACATGGAGCATGCTGCTTACCGAGATTCCATTCTTCATTGTCGTATTTGGCTTAATTGAATGGATGGCCACCAAGCGCAAGTTTCTGTATTACATGATCGCCAACCTGTTTATTACCCTGATTTATTTTGCCGTCCTCATGTATTACAAATATTATGGCGTCATCGTTACTTATCATGCTTTGGAGCAGGCTGGTAAAGTTACCCAAGTTGGAGAAAGCACCTATTCTCTGCTAGATCCCTATTATCTATTTATTTTCGTCGATATTGTTGTGTTTATGTGTTATATGTTCCGCCCCAAATACATCGCTACCTGGAAAGAACGTGGTGTTAACCGCCGCATGAATCGGCCAGCTTTGTTCGGGATCATCAGCGTATCGTTCGCGCTCTGCATGTTTAATATTTGGCCTAATCATGCCAGCATGAATGAGAATAAAAAAGCGGAAAGCATGGGGCTCCTGAGCTACGAGGTATATACCATCTTTGCGGATAGTACTGAAAATGAAGAAATCATCGATAGCAAGGATATCTCCCAAAGTTCCGTCAATGAGCTTAAAGGGATCACAGAGCCCGAGTCTCCACTGTACTGGGAAGCCGACAAAGGCAAGAATCTGATTGTAGTCCAAATGGAATCATTCCAGAACTTTCTAATCGGCCTTACCATTGACGGACAGGAAATTACCCCAAATATGAATAAACTGGTTAAGAATGAATATTATTTCGATAACTTCTATTCAAATGCCGGACAGGGAACAACCTCAGATGCGGAATTTGTGGTAAATACTTCACTCTATGTTCCTCATCATGAGGCAGCAACCTCTTCCAACTATATGGATAAAGCGCTGCCCAGCCTGCCGAAGCTGATGAAAGCAAATGGTTATCAAACGGCTACGTTCCATACAAACAGCGTAGAGTTCTGGAACCGTGTGGCCCTTTATAAAGCTATTGGTTTCGATAAATATTATGACCAGTCCTTCTATGGTGATGACGATCACATCGCTTTCGGTTCTTCTGACGAAATACTGTATGCCAAGACGGTTCCTGAACTTGCTAAACTAGATGCCCAAGCTGATCCCTTCTATGCTATGGTCATCTCCATGAGTGCGCATCATCCTTACCGTCTTCCAGAGTCCAAATTCAAAATAAAGCTGCCTGAGCGTTACGAAGGCACCTTGGTCGGCGACTATATTCAAGCCCAGAATTATGCCGATTATGCAATGGGACAATTTCTCGCTGATTTAAAAACCAGTGGATTATGGGACGACAGTGTAATCGCATTTTACGGTGATCATCAAGGATTGCCGCTCTATTCCCTTAGTGGCGCTGAAAAAGATCTTATGAAAGAAATGTTCGGCCGTGAGTATGGCTATACCGATATGTTCAACATTCCATTCGTAATCCACGCTCCGGGTGCGGTTCAACCTGTTAAGTTCAGCCAAACGGGCGGACAGGTCGATATTTTGCCAACGTTGGCTAATTTATTAGGGATTTCCGTCAAAGACCAGCTTCATTTCGGTGAAGACCTTCTTAACCAGAGTACCAATCTACTTCCTGTTAGACACTTTCTACCCACCGGGTCCTTCATCAACGATACGAGCATGTACTTGACCGGTATTTCTTACGAGGATGGAACCAACTACAACCTGACTGACAACTCAATCACCAAAGACGGTTCTACAAAGGCACAATTTAACGCTATTGATCGACTGCTGAATATGTCCAATAGTTATATTTTGCAGTTGCCGGATTTAGTGAAGGATGAAGCGAAAGACAAGTAG
- a CDS encoding helix-turn-helix domain-containing protein produces MYSVMLVDDDYPVLEFLSAMIPWNELGLTPHSTCKNGRIALEKAQESMPDIVITDIGMPYMDGIELIRELRQLDGDPRVVVLSCMDDFTYAQQAVKLMVNDYILKETISKEMIVNLLQGISDDLMRRDEEVAQTLKWKGMAENQKALLKLSVLRRIANKEIPYTEWRGDAEELGLAPEQTGSMAVLCRIVGYEEEHGKQGDLSILQLLEAATTDVFQISGGALCLPHGPRDVVLVFPYDNLCDNDSIQVSRLGKLQAALQQSTGGTVSFQYSRIPAGIESFREGIGHLLALGSENAFYLQEGDIIDLLQVQPFTEEDLFLYYQEAAQEIREAFLEESADRLNELLAKWMRFVREHRFTPRLVKDWTLKLLYDNQMRLQARQQFQSTFSLEILHDTIASMDHIHTLEGWAVRFFQERLPFIREIYQQTRREEIKKVKLYVDRHLNKKITLEEVAEYTHLNSSYFSRLFKKETGMSFIHYVTHTKMEHAKELLDQSSKSVEYVAEQLGYENKSYFTKLFKIHTGSTPGEFRGE; encoded by the coding sequence ATGTATAGCGTGATGCTGGTAGATGATGATTATCCTGTTCTGGAATTTCTCTCGGCGATGATTCCCTGGAATGAATTGGGACTTACTCCTCATTCCACCTGCAAGAATGGACGGATTGCGCTGGAGAAGGCGCAGGAAAGCATGCCGGACATCGTGATTACAGATATCGGGATGCCTTACATGGATGGAATTGAATTGATACGTGAGCTTAGACAGCTGGATGGAGACCCCCGGGTGGTCGTATTATCCTGCATGGATGATTTCACCTATGCGCAGCAGGCTGTAAAACTGATGGTTAATGACTATATTCTGAAGGAAACCATCAGCAAGGAGATGATAGTTAATCTGCTGCAGGGAATCAGCGACGATTTGATGCGCAGGGACGAAGAAGTGGCGCAGACACTCAAATGGAAGGGGATGGCAGAGAATCAAAAAGCACTGCTGAAGCTAAGCGTGCTGCGGCGTATCGCTAATAAAGAAATACCCTACACGGAGTGGAGGGGGGATGCGGAGGAGCTTGGCCTTGCTCCAGAGCAGACCGGAAGTATGGCTGTGCTCTGCCGGATCGTTGGGTATGAGGAGGAGCATGGAAAACAAGGGGATTTAAGCATACTTCAGCTCCTTGAAGCAGCTACCACAGATGTGTTTCAGATTAGTGGTGGCGCATTATGCTTGCCGCATGGCCCACGGGATGTTGTGCTTGTATTTCCTTATGACAACCTATGTGATAATGATTCAATACAGGTATCTAGGCTTGGAAAGCTTCAGGCCGCTCTTCAACAGTCAACTGGGGGAACCGTCTCCTTTCAGTATTCGCGTATTCCTGCAGGTATAGAATCATTCCGGGAGGGCATTGGCCATTTATTGGCCTTGGGCTCAGAGAATGCATTCTATCTGCAAGAAGGTGATATTATCGATCTGTTGCAGGTGCAACCTTTCACAGAAGAGGATTTATTCCTTTACTATCAGGAGGCTGCTCAGGAAATTCGCGAAGCGTTTCTCGAAGAATCGGCAGATCGCTTGAATGAGCTTCTGGCGAAGTGGATGCGCTTTGTCCGTGAGCACCGCTTCACACCCCGGCTGGTGAAGGATTGGACACTTAAGCTGCTGTATGACAACCAGATGCGGCTACAGGCCCGACAGCAATTCCAGTCTACCTTCTCGCTGGAGATTCTGCACGATACCATTGCCAGTATGGATCATATCCATACACTCGAAGGCTGGGCCGTTCGTTTTTTCCAGGAGCGTCTGCCCTTTATCCGTGAGATTTACCAGCAAACGCGCCGGGAAGAGATCAAGAAGGTTAAGCTTTACGTAGATCGGCATCTGAATAAAAAGATTACGCTGGAGGAAGTTGCCGAATATACTCATTTGAATTCCAGTTATTTCAGCCGGTTGTTCAAAAAAGAAACCGGGATGAGCTTTATCCACTATGTGACTCATACCAAGATGGAGCATGCCAAGGAACTGCTTGACCAGTCCTCCAAAAGCGTAGAGTATGTTGCCGAACAACTCGGCTATGAGAACAAGAGCTATTTCACTAAATTGTTCAAAATCCATACCGGTTCTACCCCCGGTGAGTTTCGGGGAGAATAA
- a CDS encoding AraC family transcriptional regulator: MKENMQDLAIQIDWIHDKRTLPDWKDNRHNINVHSFYWIHEGKGTFWTEKEISVEAGTLFYLQPGLQMEMESHRYYPLRITMVLVSLFSTSKATPDQMELSPLGPLPLPFMLKPEEELADQYDDLFKKLTRLWVPGQFASDLRTKALLYELLYKMLQTNESAKVDRGLGYDLFLQVKDELERDYGEPLRFLELAERYKISTSYLRSLFQQYLHKSPKAYLSEIRHEHAKKQLLYTSLNMKEIAQSCGYSDEFHFSKSFKQHSGVPPTALRHS; this comes from the coding sequence ATGAAGGAAAACATGCAAGATCTCGCCATTCAGATTGACTGGATTCATGATAAACGTACATTGCCGGACTGGAAGGATAACCGCCATAACATTAATGTTCATAGCTTTTACTGGATTCACGAGGGGAAAGGAACCTTTTGGACAGAGAAAGAAATCAGCGTAGAGGCAGGGACACTTTTTTATTTACAGCCGGGTCTTCAGATGGAGATGGAATCCCATCGATACTATCCTCTGCGTATTACAATGGTGCTAGTATCGCTGTTCAGCACTTCAAAGGCTACTCCTGATCAAATGGAGCTCAGTCCACTAGGCCCGCTGCCGTTACCATTTATGTTGAAACCCGAGGAAGAACTAGCGGATCAATATGATGATTTATTTAAAAAACTTACTAGACTTTGGGTGCCTGGACAGTTTGCCAGTGACCTAAGGACCAAGGCGCTTCTGTATGAGCTCTTGTATAAAATGCTGCAAACCAATGAATCTGCCAAGGTAGATAGAGGGTTAGGTTATGACCTGTTCCTACAGGTAAAGGACGAGCTGGAAAGGGATTATGGGGAGCCTCTTAGGTTTCTAGAGCTGGCTGAACGCTATAAGATATCCACCTCGTATTTGCGAAGCCTGTTTCAACAGTACCTTCATAAGAGCCCTAAAGCCTATTTAAGTGAGATTCGCCATGAGCATGCCAAGAAGCAGCTGTTGTACACCAGTCTAAATATGAAAGAAATTGCCCAGAGCTGCGGCTACAGCGATGAATTTCATTTCAGCAAAAGCTTTAAGCAGCACAGCGGCGTTCCGCCGACAGCTTTACGCCATTCCTAG
- a CDS encoding ABC transporter ATP-binding protein/permease — MKLLEIKHLNKSYRIAGKEKVSVLREVNLEFESGEFVSILGESGSGKSTLMNIIGGMDSDYEGDVIVQGKTLRGMKEMEIDAYRKDKIGFIFQSFNLIPHLSVLDNVMIAMQMTDSSMKERTTRAKEILTEIGLKDHLHKRPNQLSGGQKQRVAIARALSNDPDIILADEPTGSLDQDTSEQILELLDSIAKKGVLIITVTHSQRVANFGSRIVSVEDGCIKEEQHLKERYLAVKETEEKKGKNLSFAASFKLAIDNMTLNAKRNILVATGGAIGILSVILMLSLGNGVTSYLNNEINSSLNPLLVDVVKQAPVEGGAKMENRGPNQQTATEPLTEQDYDVISSIKNVDRVEKVTTITGKSNVVFNDKSQELSSLGTITDSIKAADIKQGALPAENEVLLTADFAKKLSSEATYTSLVGKKVNLYINEMNAQNQPVSVAAELVVSGIYEQADRGPISGSNAYLAYATLDKAFSKQSLSLQPSQLNAYAANINDVEGIKAAVGKAGFTSSPIASIMERVTTYLKMASWLLSGIAGISLLVSGIMILVVLNISVVERTREIGILRAIGARKKDIRRIFFSESALLGLFSGVIAVAAAWGLSLILNNVLVDSFGVELILLTPQYMLFGLVVSTLISVIAGVLPSSRAAKLDPMESLRYE; from the coding sequence ATGAAGTTATTAGAAATCAAACACCTGAATAAATCATATCGGATTGCTGGAAAAGAAAAGGTGTCAGTGCTTAGAGAAGTGAATCTGGAGTTTGAAAGTGGTGAATTTGTCTCCATTCTAGGAGAATCTGGTTCGGGCAAATCAACCTTAATGAATATTATTGGCGGGATGGACTCTGATTACGAGGGCGATGTAATTGTACAGGGGAAGACGCTTAGAGGCATGAAGGAAATGGAAATTGATGCCTATAGAAAAGATAAAATCGGCTTTATTTTTCAAAGCTTTAATCTGATTCCTCATTTGTCCGTGCTTGATAATGTGATGATTGCCATGCAAATGACGGATAGCAGTATGAAGGAACGGACAACACGTGCGAAGGAAATTCTGACGGAAATTGGCTTGAAGGATCACCTGCATAAACGACCTAACCAGTTGTCTGGGGGGCAGAAACAGCGTGTAGCCATAGCCAGAGCGTTATCAAATGATCCGGACATTATTCTGGCAGATGAACCTACAGGGTCGCTCGATCAGGACACCAGTGAACAAATCCTTGAACTACTGGATTCGATTGCGAAAAAAGGCGTGCTTATTATTACAGTCACCCATTCGCAGAGAGTAGCGAACTTTGGGAGCCGGATTGTCTCGGTGGAAGATGGCTGTATTAAAGAAGAACAGCATTTGAAAGAGCGTTATCTGGCTGTAAAAGAGACGGAAGAGAAAAAAGGTAAAAATTTAAGTTTTGCCGCTTCTTTTAAACTGGCTATCGATAATATGACCTTGAATGCGAAGCGGAATATTCTTGTGGCTACAGGTGGAGCGATTGGAATTCTAAGTGTGATTCTAATGCTGTCCTTAGGTAATGGTGTAACCAGTTATTTGAATAATGAAATCAATTCAAGCTTGAATCCGCTGCTGGTGGATGTGGTGAAGCAGGCACCTGTTGAGGGCGGAGCGAAAATGGAAAACCGGGGTCCTAATCAACAAACAGCAACCGAGCCACTTACTGAGCAGGATTACGATGTGATTAGCAGCATAAAAAATGTGGATAGAGTCGAAAAGGTAACGACAATCACAGGGAAGAGCAACGTTGTCTTCAATGATAAGAGCCAAGAGCTCTCGTCACTTGGAACCATAACCGATTCCATTAAAGCAGCGGATATCAAGCAAGGAGCACTGCCTGCTGAGAATGAGGTGCTGCTGACAGCCGATTTTGCCAAGAAATTGAGTTCTGAAGCTACCTATACATCACTTGTGGGGAAAAAAGTAAACTTATATATTAATGAAATGAATGCACAGAATCAACCGGTTTCCGTTGCTGCAGAACTAGTTGTATCAGGTATCTATGAGCAGGCCGACCGAGGTCCTATAAGTGGATCTAACGCGTATCTTGCCTATGCAACTCTGGATAAGGCCTTTAGTAAACAATCTTTAAGCTTACAACCCAGTCAATTAAATGCGTATGCAGCAAATATCAATGATGTCGAGGGAATTAAAGCTGCAGTAGGAAAAGCAGGATTCACTAGCTCTCCAATAGCCAGTATTATGGAACGGGTTACGACTTATTTGAAAATGGCTTCCTGGTTATTATCTGGAATCGCGGGAATTTCTTTGTTGGTATCGGGCATAATGATTCTAGTGGTTCTCAATATTAGCGTTGTGGAACGGACCAGAGAAATCGGGATTTTGCGGGCAATCGGTGCCCGAAAGAAAGACATTCGCCGAATTTTCTTCTCAGAGTCTGCACTATTGGGCTTATTCAGTGGTGTAATCGCTGTTGCCGCTGCTTGGGGACTCAGTCTTATCTTAAACAATGTTCTGGTCGATAGCTTCGGCGTTGAACTGATTCTGCTAACCCCGCAATACATGCTGTTTGGCCTAGTCGTCAGTACATTAATCAGTGTGATTGCCGGAGTGTTGCCTTCCTCTAGAGCAGCTAAATTAGACCCGATGGAATCTCTGCGCTACGAATAA
- a CDS encoding methyl-accepting chemotaxis protein, whose product MKVNFLHLSMKWKLIFSFAAVTLFFMGVALYQGHKINQVEVSMETQKAEMEKRITVSTITQQLQELNSVETSLAESSDLEFVDSFKDKQKKLVSELSKLGFEENSSESKELELLRSQVGEYTGFFDKLVKTMEDENLDPMTVLEQIDDVHTKALALNTAMLKTNEQLYTAAAENAQQAQDYSFLLLNRTSSVVVYAAGFVFLFTLIIAWMLIRSFLSPVKKLQAALLKISEGDLRQQINSPYNDELGTLSHHFDHMVERVRAMLQQTQSVASALASYSDSFQQSSSITAHTNLDIVRTIQEISVGAEQQAGQSEQSAILIQQLEREVHEITEYTEVMLLTSKTANQNTRQGSAAVIALREVSEQSSQSVGKVYNALNKLVGQSKDISRITNSITEISQQTNILSLNAAIEAARAGTYGKGFAVIADEVRQLSVQTKDSTVHISKIISELQKGMAEFQSNMLETKENLEEQEHKVAETLSSFAAIDHSIAEISKQIGQIHDKVDMTQTMNTRLAESVHSVAAIAEETAAGVQEVNASSMQQDIAIRDIARQAVEINEISQKLFQEINIFKINEDTVVEPTVEAASNPNLVKLHEVETVAFEEPTVAQPTVVQPAAVTPSVEKTVEKEVEKEVEREYAEATA is encoded by the coding sequence TTGAAGGTTAACTTCTTACACCTTTCTATGAAATGGAAGCTGATATTCAGCTTCGCTGCTGTCACTCTCTTTTTCATGGGAGTGGCCCTTTATCAGGGTCATAAAATAAATCAGGTTGAAGTTTCGATGGAAACGCAAAAGGCGGAAATGGAAAAAAGAATTACCGTTTCTACGATCACTCAGCAACTGCAGGAATTAAATAGTGTGGAAACTTCGCTTGCCGAATCCAGTGATCTGGAGTTCGTCGATTCGTTCAAGGACAAGCAAAAGAAGCTGGTTTCGGAGCTGAGCAAATTGGGATTTGAGGAGAACTCATCAGAGTCCAAGGAGTTGGAGCTTTTACGAAGTCAGGTAGGAGAGTATACAGGATTTTTTGATAAATTAGTTAAGACTATGGAAGATGAGAATCTGGACCCGATGACCGTTTTGGAACAAATTGACGACGTGCATACAAAGGCATTGGCTTTGAATACAGCTATGTTAAAGACCAATGAGCAATTATATACGGCGGCAGCCGAGAACGCCCAGCAAGCGCAGGATTATTCCTTTCTACTCTTAAATCGTACATCCTCTGTTGTAGTATACGCAGCGGGCTTCGTATTTCTGTTTACACTGATTATTGCCTGGATGCTAATCCGTTCCTTTCTATCTCCCGTCAAGAAACTGCAGGCAGCGCTGCTCAAAATTTCTGAAGGTGATTTGCGCCAGCAGATCAATTCACCTTATAACGATGAATTAGGTACGCTCAGTCATCATTTTGACCATATGGTAGAGCGGGTACGAGCCATGCTCCAGCAAACGCAGTCTGTTGCTTCAGCGCTGGCTTCGTACTCGGATTCTTTTCAACAATCCTCATCCATTACCGCTCATACCAATCTGGATATTGTAAGAACCATACAGGAGATTTCGGTTGGCGCGGAGCAGCAGGCTGGACAATCCGAACAAAGTGCGATCCTGATTCAGCAGTTGGAACGGGAGGTTCATGAGATTACGGAGTATACCGAGGTTATGTTGTTGACCAGCAAAACAGCCAATCAGAACACCCGCCAAGGATCGGCAGCCGTTATCGCTTTGCGTGAAGTATCTGAGCAGTCCAGTCAATCTGTAGGCAAAGTTTATAATGCTCTGAATAAGCTGGTCGGGCAATCCAAGGATATCTCCAGAATTACAAATTCCATTACGGAAATCTCACAGCAGACGAATATTCTGTCTCTGAATGCTGCGATTGAAGCGGCAAGAGCAGGAACCTATGGCAAAGGCTTTGCCGTGATTGCGGATGAGGTTAGACAATTGTCCGTCCAAACGAAGGATTCAACGGTGCATATCAGCAAGATTATCAGTGAATTGCAGAAAGGCATGGCTGAATTCCAGAGCAATATGCTGGAGACGAAAGAGAATTTGGAAGAGCAGGAACATAAGGTGGCTGAGACGCTTTCCTCTTTTGCGGCGATCGATCACTCCATTGCCGAGATCAGTAAACAGATCGGACAAATTCACGATAAGGTGGATATGACCCAGACGATGAATACGAGACTTGCCGAGTCTGTTCATTCCGTTGCTGCCATTGCCGAGGAGACGGCGGCGGGCGTTCAGGAGGTCAACGCCTCCAGTATGCAGCAGGATATTGCTATTCGCGATATTGCCCGACAAGCTGTGGAAATCAATGAAATTTCACAAAAATTGTTCCAGGAAATCAATATATTTAAGATCAATGAAGATACAGTGGTAGAGCCAACAGTCGAAGCAGCTTCCAATCCGAACCTTGTTAAGCTGCACGAGGTGGAGACGGTTGCCTTTGAGGAACCCACTGTCGCTCAGCCCACTGTCGTTCAACCCGCTGCAGTGACCCCTTCCGTAGAGAAGACAGTTGAGAAGGAAGTCGAGAAAGAAGTTGAGCGGGAATATGCAGAAGCAACAGCCTAA